The DNA sequence GCGAAGTGTGAGCCGCCCGACTTGTTCGCGCACTTCTAAAACATCGCGTACGGCAATTTCTGCGGCAGCAGAAGGGGTTGGTGCGCGTACGTCAGCCGCTATATCCGATAGGGAAATGTCGATCTCGTGTCCTACGGCTGAAATAACTGGAATCTCCGAATCCGCAATTGCCCGCACCACTGTCTCGTCGTTAAATGCAGCCAAATCCTCAGCCGAGCCGCCGCCGCGCCCAACAATTAATACATCTACTTTGCCAAAGTCATTGAGATCGGCAATGCCTTGTGCAATATCTTCTGGCGCGTCCAATCCCTGCACCTGCGCAGGGCGCAAAACAATGCGGACAGCGGGAAATCGCCGCTTCAACACATCCAAAATATCTCGAAAAGCTGCACCTGTCTGTGATGTCACAACCCCAATGGCTCTGGGGTATTCGGGCAGAGATCGTTTTCGGTCCTCGTCAAAAAGGCCCTCTTCTGACAGTTTTTTTTTCAGTTTTTCATAGGCGATTAGCTGTTGTCCCACCCCTGCGGGAAACAGTTGTGACACATTAAATTGATATTCGCCCCGCCGCTCATACACCGTCAACTGCCCCTGTGCCAACACGGCCATTCCCGCTGTGGGACGAAATCCAGTTATGGGACGCGAGCGCCACATCACACAGCGCAATTGACTGTGCGGATCTGAGAGCATGAAATACCGATGTCCGGATGAGGGCTGAGAAAAGGAGGTCAATTCACCGGCGACCCACATGGGCGGAAATTGCATCTCAAGGGTTTGCTTGACCGCTTGTGTGACGTCCGATACGGAAAGCGGGTGTTCCACCTTATCCCTCCTCTAAATCGAGACACAACCGCTCGATGTGTTGCGCACGCCCGGAGCATTCATCCACATCGATGAGCGCACCGCAGAGTTTTATATCGTCTGTGGCTGGCTCAAAACGCACGGGCATCTGGTTTACAAATCGGCGAATCGCAGGGTCTTTTTTTGCGCCAATAACCGAATCGTGAGGCCCTGTCATGCCAACATCTGTCATATACGCAGTTCCGCCGGGCAAGATCCCATTATCGGCTGTTTGAACATGGGTATGCGTGCCCAGAACCGCGCTGACTTTGCCGTCCATATAGTGCCCAAAAGCAATTTTTTCCGAGGTCGCTTCGGCGTGGAAGTCGATGAGAATAATGGGCGTTTTCTTTTGTAATTTCTCCACGGCGCATTGCCCCGTTCTAAAGGGACAGTCCAAAGCCATTTTCATATATGTTCGTCCAAGCAGGCTGAGCACTGCAACCGACGCCCCGTTGCGCGCTGAAAAAATCGCCGCACCCACACCCCCAACCTCTTTGGGAAAATTGGCTGCACGCAAAATCCGGTCGCCCGTTTGAATATAGTCAACCGAATCTTTTTGATCCCAGACGTGATCTCCCATGGTAATTACATCGGCGCCGTAAGCGTGAAATTTTTGTCCGATTTTTGCAGTAATACCAAAGCCGCCAGCAGAATTTTCGCCATTGACAACGCAGAAATCAATGGCGTGCTGTGCAACC is a window from the Gemmatimonadota bacterium genome containing:
- the xseA gene encoding exodeoxyribonuclease VII large subunit: MEHPLSVSDVTQAVKQTLEMQFPPMWVAGELTSFSQPSSGHRYFMLSDPHSQLRCVMWRSRPITGFRPTAGMAVLAQGQLTVYERRGEYQFNVSQLFPAGVGQQLIAYEKLKKKLSEEGLFDEDRKRSLPEYPRAIGVVTSQTGAAFRDILDVLKRRFPAVRIVLRPAQVQGLDAPEDIAQGIADLNDFGKVDVLIVGRGGGSAEDLAAFNDETVVRAIADSEIPVISAVGHEIDISLSDIAADVRAPTPSAAAEIAVRDVLEVREQVGRLTLRTREAMQRLLEKNKDLIETYESSYGMRRLSDLIFQNAQHVDELHRELYALIRRLFESRLADYHRMTGKLGSLSPLSVLARGFGLVQREDGSVVSDAGILTPREHLHIRFAKGEATCRVEKIKR
- a CDS encoding TIGR00282 family metallophosphoesterase → MNILFVGDVYGRPGRRAAAHLIPQLVAQHAIDFCVVNGENSAGGFGITAKIGQKFHAYGADVITMGDHVWDQKDSVDYIQTGDRILRAANFPKEVGGVGAAIFSARNGASVAVLSLLGRTYMKMALDCPFRTGQCAVEKLQKKTPIILIDFHAEATSEKIAFGHYMDGKVSAVLGTHTHVQTADNGILPGGTAYMTDVGMTGPHDSVIGAKKDPAIRRFVNQMPVRFEPATDDIKLCGALIDVDECSGRAQHIERLCLDLEEG